The Besnoitia besnoiti strain Bb-Ger1 chromosome IV, whole genome shotgun sequence genome contains a region encoding:
- a CDS encoding putative eukaryotic peptide chain release factor (encoded by transcript BESB_056750): MASDGDVDTSIEQWKIKRLIKNLESARGNGTSMISLIIKPKDEITRINKMLADEFGTASNIKSRVNRLSVLSAITSTQQRLKLYNKTPPNGLVVYCGTIVTDDGKEKKVSIDFEPFKAVNTSLYLCDNKFHVEALSELLESDAKFGFIVLDGNGALFATLQGSTKEILHRFTVDLPKKHGRGGQSAMRFARLRLEKRHNYVRKVAETAVQMFITQDKVNVSGLILAGSADFKNDLATSGMFDPRLHAKVVKIVDVSYGGDNGFNQAIELSAEALTNVKFIQEKKLIGRFFDEVAQDTGKYVFGVQETLQALEMGAVELLIVYEGLEIQRLTLKNPLTNAEKVVHVSPDQTRNDQLFKEDGVELEVAEKMSLSEWLVNNYKSFGTTLDFVTNRSQEGAQFERGFGGLGGILRYKVDFQDYDEVVDDEDEFI, encoded by the exons ATGGCGAGCGACGGGGACGTCGATACGAGCATTGAGCAGTGGAAGATCAAGCGCCTCATCAAGAACCTGGAGAGCGCCCGAGG CAACGGCACGTCGATGATTAGTTTGATCATCAAGCCGAAGGATGAAATCACACGAATCAATAAAATGCTTGCCGATGAATTCGGCACGGCCTCCAACATCAAGTCACGCGTCAatcgtctctctgtcttgtCCGCCATCACTTCGACTCAGCAGA GACTGAAGCTGTACAACAAGACGCCGCCCAATGGCCTGGTCGTGTACTGCGGGACTATTGTCACGGACGACGGCAAAGAAAAGAAAGTTTCCATCGACTTCGAGCCTTTCAAAGCCGTCAACACTTCCCTTTACCTCTGCGACAACAAATTCCACGTCGAG GCTCTCTCTGAGCTCCTTGAGTCTGACGCCAAGTTCGGGTTCATCGTCCTCGACGGTAACGGCGCGCTTTTCGCGACTCTCCAGGGCAGCACAAAGGAGATTCTTCACCGCTTCACAGTTGACTTGCCGAAGAAACACGGAAGAGGTGGACAGTCTGCGATGCgtttcgcgcgtctgcgtctcgaaAAACGTCACAACTACGTGCGAAAAGTCGCAGAGACTGCTGTGCAAATGTTCATCACGCAGGACAAG GTCAACGTCTCGGGTTTGATTCTGGCGGGTAGCGCAGACTTCAAGAATGACCTCGCGACCAGCGGCATGTTCGACCCGCGTCTCCACGCCAAGGTCGTGAAGATCGTGGACGTCTCGTACGGAGGTGACAACGGCTTCAACCAAGCCATCGAACTCTCCGCCGAGGC GCTCACGAATGTCAAGTTCATTCAGGAGAAGAAGCTCATCGGACGCTTCTTTGATGAAGTCGCGCAGGATACCGGCAAATACGTCTTCGGCGTGCAAGAGACACTCCAGGCCCTCGAGATGGGCGCTGTCGAGCTCCTCATCGTCTACGAAGGCTTGGAGATCCAGAG GCTGACCCTGAAGAACCCGCTGACGAATGCAGAGAAGGTCGTTCACGTGTCGCCGGACCAGACGCGCAACGACCAGCTCTTTAAAGAAGACGGCGTTGAGTTGGAAGTCGCTGAGAAGATGTCGCTCTCTGAGTGGCTTGTCAACAACTACAAGAGTTTTGGAACGACGCTTGACTTCGTCACCAACAG GTCCCAGGAGGGCGCGCAGTTTGAGCGCGGCTTTGGTGGGTTGGGAGGCATTCTGCGCTACAAGGTGGACTTCCAGGATTACGACGAAGTCgtggacgacgaagacgaattTATCTAG